The Microplitis mediator isolate UGA2020A chromosome 10, iyMicMedi2.1, whole genome shotgun sequence genomic sequence CTTTGAGGATAGTTCAATCCCTCCTGCTGTACATTCACGTTTATTTGATCTATTTCAACAAATCCAAAAAGAATTCGAGATGGTCTACCTGGAGAACATCGGGTGTAAGAGATGGCCAAGAAATGATCCTCATACcatctttaattaattatttatttcaagtttCTATTGCAGtgcaagaaaaaattgatgctTTGAACGAAAGACTTGAGCGTGAATGCTATGGGTCAGGTGAACGCAGTCTACCACTAGGTGATTTTCCAGATTATtctgattattcaaaaaatccaCTTAAACCAAAGAGTAAGTTcttttcattaatattattttatatttaaatttaaatatttattattattattattattattattttgttaggTACTCCTAGTTccgctcaaaaaataaaagcttCACATAAACTGAAAGCCCAAACGAGCAAAATAGTATctagttttaaaaatccaaCAATGACGTGCACAATGCAACGTCAGTATGCAGGACACAAAGATGGTGTATGGGAAGTAAGTGTTGGACGTCCAGGACAACCGATTATAGCAACAGCATCAGCAGATCATACGGCACGAGTTATAGCAATGGACAGTGGTCGTTGTTTACTTCAATATATTGGTCACAGTGGTTCTGTTAATTCAATTCGTTTTCATCCGACAATAGACCTAGCACTTACAGCAAGTGGAGATTGTACAGCTCATATTTGGCAAGCAGCAGTTAATTGGGATGTTGCTAAACGACACTCATCATCTGAAGATTTGTCTGTTGATCGTACACCAACAAATGCATCCTGTCTTGGTGATGATAATGAAGAACTACCAACATTGAGAACACCAGTACGTGAATTAATAGGTCATACTGGTGTTGTTATGGCTGCTGACTGGCTACCAGGTGCTGATCAACTTGTTACAGCATCATGGGACAGAACTGCTAATCTTTATGACACTGAAACTGGTGAAGTTATTCACACTCTGTGCGGTCATGATCAGGAATTAACTTATGTATCTACTCACCATCTACAACGTTTATGTGTTACTGCAAGTCGTGATAGCACATTCAGACTGTGGGATTTTAGAGAACCTATTCATTCTGTATCCGTATTTCAAGGACATACtgagtaagaaatttttataataaataaatttatcattttagtttcggtgttaaattttattataattatttatttttaatttacagagCTGTAACATCAGCAGTTTTTACAAGAGAAGATAAAATTGTATCTGGCTCAGACGATCGTAGCGTAAAGGTTTGGGAATTACGTAATATAAGGAGTCCACTTGCTACAATTCGTGGTGACAGTGCAGCTAATCGTTTAGCAGTATCTAGCAATGGAGTAGTTGCTATTCCTCATGATAATCGACAAATTCGTTTATTTGATCTTAGTGGACAAAGGCTTGCTCGGCTTCCAAGAACAAGTAGACGagtatgttttattttaacaaaatattttttttttaacttacaaaaaattaattaaacaaaatataaaaatatttatttatattaattaatacttttacattacatcattataaattatttaaataaatattttagggTCATCG encodes the following:
- the LOC130676249 gene encoding WD repeat-containing protein 37 isoform X1, giving the protein MPGEPPTSTGTKSNSKVKRISIPRVQSSTDTELQSQLSQSGSTPLQPMAFHHLNFRTDFEDSSIPPAVHSRLFDLFQQIQKEFEMVYLENIGLQEKIDALNERLERECYGSGERSLPLGDFPDYSDYSKNPLKPKSTPSSAQKIKASHKLKAQTSKIVSSFKNPTMTCTMQRQYAGHKDGVWEVSVGRPGQPIIATASADHTARVIAMDSGRCLLQYIGHSGSVNSIRFHPTIDLALTASGDCTAHIWQAAVNWDVAKRHSSSEDLSVDRTPTNASCLGDDNEELPTLRTPVRELIGHTGVVMAADWLPGADQLVTASWDRTANLYDTETGEVIHTLCGHDQELTYVSTHHLQRLCVTASRDSTFRLWDFREPIHSVSVFQGHTEAVTSAVFTREDKIVSGSDDRSVKVWELRNIRSPLATIRGDSAANRLAVSSNGVVAIPHDNRQIRLFDLSGQRLARLPRTSRRGHRRMVCAVAWAEEPGAVCNLFSCGFDRLVLGWNVLPFKDV
- the LOC130676249 gene encoding WD repeat-containing protein 37 isoform X2, yielding MAFHHLNFRTDFEDSSIPPAVHSRLFDLFQQIQKEFEMVYLENIGLQEKIDALNERLERECYGSGERSLPLGDFPDYSDYSKNPLKPKSTPSSAQKIKASHKLKAQTSKIVSSFKNPTMTCTMQRQYAGHKDGVWEVSVGRPGQPIIATASADHTARVIAMDSGRCLLQYIGHSGSVNSIRFHPTIDLALTASGDCTAHIWQAAVNWDVAKRHSSSEDLSVDRTPTNASCLGDDNEELPTLRTPVRELIGHTGVVMAADWLPGADQLVTASWDRTANLYDTETGEVIHTLCGHDQELTYVSTHHLQRLCVTASRDSTFRLWDFREPIHSVSVFQGHTEAVTSAVFTREDKIVSGSDDRSVKVWELRNIRSPLATIRGDSAANRLAVSSNGVVAIPHDNRQIRLFDLSGQRLARLPRTSRRGHRRMVCAVAWAEEPGAVCNLFSCGFDRLVLGWNVLPFKDV